The Streptomyces sp. SS1-1 genome has a segment encoding these proteins:
- a CDS encoding MFS transporter, producing the protein MSLTRALIDVGPLRASPVFRRLLIGRTVSMLGGFMTMVTVLYQVWDMTHSAVWSGAVGLAQAVPMVVVGLLAGSWVDRGDRRRIYLTATVGQAVCALLLAVQGFTGHVPVIGVLVLVAAGSCFAAIGGPAAGVFVPRLLPKEQVAAGLALNQVAGQSMMLLGPAVGGLFLGWLGVGACYLIDALTFLFAFYGAFGLPALPPEGEPSRAGVHGVLDGLRFLAGNRVVRGALITDLAATVLAMPVSLFPLVNEERFGGDPRTLGLFMSALAVGGVTATALSGPVTRLGRPGLVMLCGAGTWGVALTLFGLVGDPWTGLGLLVVAGGADSLSVVSRVTIVQTRTPDALLGRVTAAEQVVGQGGPHLGNLRGGLVAGWTSGATALVLGGLLCVLAVTYVGASTPELRDGVRSED; encoded by the coding sequence ATGAGCCTCACGCGTGCCCTGATCGACGTGGGGCCGCTGCGCGCCTCCCCCGTCTTCCGGCGGCTGCTGATCGGGCGGACGGTGTCCATGCTCGGCGGCTTCATGACCATGGTGACCGTGCTCTACCAGGTCTGGGACATGACGCACAGCGCCGTCTGGAGCGGCGCGGTCGGTCTCGCGCAGGCCGTGCCCATGGTCGTCGTGGGGCTGCTCGCGGGCTCGTGGGTGGACCGGGGCGACCGGCGCCGGATCTATCTGACGGCCACCGTCGGCCAGGCGGTCTGCGCGCTGCTGCTGGCGGTGCAGGGCTTCACCGGTCATGTCCCGGTGATCGGGGTCCTCGTGCTCGTGGCCGCCGGTTCCTGCTTCGCGGCGATCGGCGGCCCGGCGGCGGGGGTGTTCGTGCCGCGGCTGCTGCCGAAGGAGCAGGTGGCGGCGGGCCTCGCCCTCAACCAGGTGGCCGGCCAGTCGATGATGCTGCTGGGCCCGGCGGTGGGCGGTCTGTTCCTCGGCTGGCTCGGCGTCGGCGCCTGCTATCTGATCGACGCCCTGACCTTCCTGTTCGCCTTCTACGGCGCCTTCGGGCTGCCCGCGCTGCCGCCCGAGGGCGAGCCGTCGCGGGCCGGGGTGCACGGCGTCCTGGACGGTCTGCGCTTCCTGGCCGGGAACCGCGTGGTGCGCGGCGCGTTGATCACCGACCTGGCGGCCACGGTGCTGGCGATGCCGGTCAGCCTCTTCCCGCTCGTCAACGAGGAGCGTTTCGGCGGCGATCCGCGCACGCTCGGCCTGTTCATGTCGGCCCTGGCGGTCGGCGGGGTCACGGCGACGGCGCTGTCGGGTCCGGTCACCCGGCTGGGCCGCCCCGGTCTGGTGATGCTGTGCGGGGCCGGCACCTGGGGTGTGGCGCTGACCCTGTTCGGCCTGGTGGGCGATCCGTGGACGGGGCTCGGGCTGCTGGTGGTGGCGGGCGGCGCCGACTCCCTGTCGGTGGTCTCCCGCGTCACGATCGTCCAGACCCGGACCCCGGACGCCCTGCTGGGCCGGGTCACGGCCGCCGAGCAGGTCGTCGGCCAGGGCGGCCCGCACCTCGGCAATCTGCGCGGCGGCCTGGTCGCCGGCTGGACGTCCGGGGCGACCGCCCTCGTCCTCGGCGGTCTGCTGTGCGTGCTCGCGGTGACGTACGTCGGGGCGAGCACGCCGGAACTCCGGGACGGCGTCCGCTCCGAGGACTGA
- a CDS encoding glycoside hydrolase family 3 protein has product MPDTSTGSTASPSRRLVLAATAGITGALALGGTAHAAPHDDRRLRALIDRMTLPEKVGQLFVMRVYGHSATDPDQADIDANLQELGVRTAAELLAKYRVGGIIYFTWAHNTRDPHQIAALSNGIQKASLAQPRGLPVLISTDQEHGIVCRVGEPATLFPGAMAVGAGGSRSDARTLGRLAGEELRALGIRQNYSPVADVNVNAANPVIGVRSFGSEPDAVAGLVAAEVAGYQQARQVAATAKHFPGHGDTATDSHTGFPVITHSREEWERLDAPPFRAAVRAGIDSIMTAHLMVPALDDSGDPATLSHPILTGILRGELGYDGLVVTDSLGMEGVRTKYGDDRVPVLALKAGVDQLLNPPDLDVAWNAVLKAVRDGELTEARLDESILRILRLKAKLGLLDDPYVSQAGVDRSVGTPAHRKAADRIAERTTTLLVNEGSLLPLSRRSHRKVLVVGADPASPSGTTGPPTGVLAQALTELGFTATALSTGTAPSAATIARAVEAAREADAVVVGTYNVTASSTQKTLVEQLLATGKPVVAVAVRNPYDVAHLPGVKAFLAAYSWTDVELRAAARVIAGRVAPQGRLPVPVQRADDPAQVLFPVGHGLSYRGH; this is encoded by the coding sequence GTGCCCGACACCAGCACGGGAAGCACCGCATCGCCTTCGAGACGCCTGGTATTGGCGGCCACCGCCGGCATCACCGGCGCCCTGGCCCTCGGCGGCACCGCGCACGCCGCCCCGCACGACGACCGGCGGCTGCGCGCCCTCATCGATCGGATGACGCTGCCCGAGAAGGTCGGGCAGCTCTTCGTCATGCGGGTCTACGGCCACTCCGCGACCGACCCGGACCAGGCGGACATCGACGCCAACCTCCAGGAGCTCGGCGTCCGCACGGCCGCCGAGCTGCTCGCCAAGTACCGGGTGGGCGGCATCATCTACTTCACCTGGGCGCACAACACCCGCGACCCGCACCAGATCGCCGCGCTGTCGAACGGCATCCAGAAGGCGTCGCTCGCCCAGCCGCGCGGTCTGCCCGTGCTCATCTCCACCGACCAGGAGCACGGCATCGTGTGCCGGGTCGGGGAACCGGCCACGCTCTTCCCCGGCGCCATGGCCGTCGGCGCCGGCGGCTCCCGCTCCGACGCCCGCACCCTCGGCCGGCTCGCCGGTGAGGAGCTGCGGGCGCTGGGCATCCGGCAGAACTACTCCCCCGTCGCCGACGTCAACGTCAACGCGGCGAACCCGGTCATCGGCGTGCGCTCCTTCGGCTCCGAGCCGGACGCGGTGGCCGGCCTGGTCGCCGCCGAGGTCGCCGGGTACCAGCAGGCGCGTCAGGTCGCGGCGACCGCCAAGCACTTCCCCGGCCACGGCGACACCGCCACCGACAGCCACACCGGCTTCCCGGTCATCACGCACAGCCGGGAGGAGTGGGAGAGGCTGGACGCGCCGCCGTTCCGGGCCGCCGTCCGCGCCGGCATCGACTCGATCATGACCGCGCACCTCATGGTCCCGGCCCTCGACGACTCCGGCGACCCGGCGACGCTCTCCCACCCGATCCTCACCGGCATCCTGCGCGGGGAACTCGGCTACGACGGACTGGTGGTGACGGACTCGCTCGGCATGGAGGGCGTCCGCACCAAGTACGGCGACGACCGGGTCCCGGTGCTCGCGCTGAAGGCGGGCGTGGACCAGCTGCTGAACCCGCCGGACCTGGACGTGGCGTGGAACGCGGTCCTGAAGGCCGTGCGGGACGGCGAGCTGACCGAGGCACGGCTCGACGAATCGATCCTGCGCATCCTGCGCCTGAAGGCGAAGCTCGGGCTGCTGGACGACCCGTACGTCAGCCAGGCGGGCGTGGACCGCTCCGTGGGCACGCCCGCCCATCGCAAGGCCGCCGACCGGATCGCCGAGCGCACCACGACCCTGCTGGTCAACGAGGGGTCGCTGCTGCCGCTGTCGCGCCGGTCCCACCGCAAGGTGCTGGTCGTCGGCGCCGACCCGGCCTCCCCGTCCGGCACGACGGGCCCGCCGACCGGTGTGCTCGCGCAGGCCCTGACCGAACTGGGCTTCACGGCGACCGCCCTGTCGACCGGCACGGCACCGTCCGCGGCGACGATCGCGCGGGCCGTCGAGGCGGCGCGCGAGGCGGACGCGGTGGTGGTCGGCACGTACAACGTCACGGCGTCCAGTACGCAGAAGACACTCGTCGAACAACTGCTCGCCACCGGGAAGCCGGTCGTCGCGGTCGCCGTCCGCAACCCGTACGACGTGGCCCATCTGCCGGGGGTGAAGGCCTTCCTGGCCGCCTACTCCTGGACGGACGTCGAGCTGCGGGCCGCGGCCCGGGTGATCGCCGGGCGGGTGGCCCCGCAGGGCAGGCTGCCGGTGCCGGTGCAGCGCGCGGACGACCCGGCCCAGGTGCTGTTCCCGGTCGGCCACGGGCTGTCGTACCGCGGGCATTGA
- a CDS encoding ABC transporter ATP-binding protein — protein sequence MAAQPGWARRLWGYAWRYPKDVILALGSSLGGMAVMALVPLITKVIIDDVIGGERSMAVWAGLLIAAAVAVYVLTFVRRYYGGRVALDVQHDLRTEMFRTITRLDGRKQDELSTGQVVGRATSDLQLIQGLLFMLPMTIGNFMLFLISLGIMTWLSPPLTLVALAVAPALWWIARRSRSRLHPSTWYAQAQAAAVAGVVDGAVSGVRVVKGFGQEEQETGKLREVGRRLYAGRLRTIRFNAKYTPALQAVPALGQVAMLALGGWLAVRGHITLGTFVAFSTYLAQLVGPVRMLAMVLTVAQQARASSERVLELIDTEPSIQDGTRTLPADAPATVEFDDVSFGYDEERPVLDGLSLEIRAGETLAVVGASGSGKSTVSLLLPRFYDVTRGAVLVGGHDVRELTLDSLRAAIGLVPEDSFLFSDTVRANIAYGRPDATDEQIEAAARAAQADRFIADLPEGYGTKVGEHGLTLSGGQRQRIALARAILTDPRLLVLDDATSAVDARVEHEIHEALKHVMEGRTTLLIAHRRSTLGLADRIAVLDAGRLADVGTHEELQERSALYRRLLTDPDELGGVSPGHTQPPCPQEDTSVRDELDAEFDAERGVTPRLWTGDREPKDLALAQSPATPELLAQVEALPPALDVPDVDEASAVRPERSYGLRRLLRGFGRPLLISLALVAVDAGMGLLLPILIRHGIDEGVGQAALGAVWAASLLGLLAVGAQWAAQIGETRMTGRTGERVLYALRLKIFAQLQRLGLDYYERELTGRIMTRMTTDVDALSTFLQTGLVTAFVSVVTFFGIMGALLVLDVQLAFVVFATLPPLIVATYFFRRASVKAYELARERVSVVNADLQESVAGLRIVQAFRRERDGGARFAERSDSYRQARIRGQWLISIYFPFVQFLASAAAAAVLIVGGVRIDAATLTTGALVAYLLYIDLFFAPVQQLSQVFDGYQQATVSLGRIQELLREPTSTRAAEKPREVRELRGEIAFEGVRFAYGDDEEALTGIDLRIPAGQTVAFVGETGAGKSTLVKLVARFYDPSEGRVTVDGTDVRDLDLTSYRHRLGVVPQEAYLFPGTVRDAIAYGRPDATDAEVEAAARAVGAHEMIATLDGGYLHEVAERGRNLSAGQRQLIALARAELVDPDVLLLDEATAALDLATEAQVNQATDRLAGRRTTLVVAHRLTTAARADRVVLMDHGRVAEDGTHEELLARDRRYAELWRTFLGQAEPEEPVRVGR from the coding sequence GTGGCAGCGCAGCCAGGATGGGCACGACGACTGTGGGGCTACGCCTGGCGCTACCCGAAGGACGTGATCCTCGCCCTCGGCTCCTCCCTCGGCGGCATGGCCGTCATGGCGCTCGTCCCGCTGATCACCAAGGTGATCATCGACGACGTGATCGGCGGCGAGCGCAGCATGGCCGTCTGGGCCGGGCTGCTGATCGCCGCCGCCGTCGCCGTCTACGTCCTCACCTTCGTCCGGCGCTACTACGGCGGCCGGGTCGCCCTCGACGTCCAGCACGACCTGCGCACCGAGATGTTCCGGACGATCACCCGGCTCGACGGGCGCAAACAGGACGAGCTGTCCACCGGCCAGGTCGTCGGCCGCGCCACCAGCGACCTCCAGCTGATCCAGGGCCTGCTCTTCATGCTCCCGATGACCATCGGGAACTTCATGCTCTTCCTGATCTCGCTGGGCATCATGACCTGGCTGTCGCCGCCGCTGACCCTGGTCGCCCTCGCGGTCGCCCCCGCCCTGTGGTGGATCGCCCGGCGCAGCCGCAGCAGACTCCACCCCTCCACCTGGTACGCGCAGGCCCAGGCCGCGGCCGTCGCGGGCGTCGTCGACGGCGCGGTCAGCGGCGTGCGCGTGGTGAAGGGCTTCGGGCAGGAGGAGCAGGAGACCGGCAAGCTCCGCGAGGTCGGCCGCCGGCTCTACGCGGGGCGGCTGCGCACCATCAGGTTCAACGCCAAGTACACCCCCGCCCTCCAGGCCGTCCCGGCGCTCGGCCAGGTCGCCATGCTCGCCCTCGGCGGCTGGCTGGCGGTCCGCGGGCACATCACGCTCGGCACCTTCGTCGCCTTCTCCACCTACCTCGCTCAGCTGGTCGGCCCGGTCCGCATGCTCGCCATGGTCCTCACCGTGGCCCAGCAGGCCCGCGCGAGCAGCGAACGCGTCCTGGAGCTGATCGACACCGAGCCCTCGATCCAGGACGGCACCCGGACCCTCCCGGCCGACGCCCCCGCCACGGTCGAGTTCGACGACGTCTCCTTCGGCTACGACGAGGAGCGCCCCGTCCTCGACGGGCTCAGCCTGGAGATCCGCGCCGGCGAGACCCTCGCCGTGGTCGGCGCCTCCGGCTCCGGCAAGTCCACCGTCTCCCTGCTCCTCCCGCGCTTCTACGACGTCACCCGCGGCGCCGTCCTCGTCGGCGGCCACGACGTGCGCGAGCTGACCCTGGACTCGCTGCGGGCCGCGATCGGCCTCGTCCCCGAGGACTCGTTCCTCTTCTCCGACACCGTCCGCGCCAACATCGCCTACGGCCGCCCCGACGCCACCGACGAGCAGATCGAGGCCGCCGCCCGCGCCGCCCAGGCCGACCGCTTCATCGCCGACCTCCCCGAGGGGTACGGCACCAAGGTCGGCGAGCACGGCCTGACCCTCTCCGGCGGCCAGCGCCAGCGGATCGCGCTGGCCCGCGCGATCCTCACCGACCCCCGCCTCCTCGTCCTCGACGACGCCACCTCGGCGGTGGACGCCCGCGTCGAGCACGAGATCCACGAGGCGCTCAAGCACGTCATGGAGGGCCGTACGACCCTCCTCATCGCCCACCGCCGCTCCACCCTCGGCCTCGCCGACCGCATCGCGGTCCTGGACGCCGGCCGGCTCGCCGACGTCGGCACCCACGAGGAGCTCCAGGAACGCTCCGCCCTCTACCGGCGGCTGCTCACCGACCCCGACGAGCTCGGCGGGGTCTCGCCCGGCCACACCCAGCCGCCCTGCCCCCAGGAGGACACCTCCGTCCGGGACGAGCTGGACGCCGAGTTCGACGCCGAGCGCGGGGTCACCCCCCGGCTGTGGACCGGCGACCGCGAGCCCAAGGACCTCGCGCTCGCCCAGTCCCCGGCCACCCCGGAACTGCTCGCCCAGGTCGAGGCGCTGCCCCCGGCGCTCGACGTCCCCGACGTCGACGAGGCGAGCGCGGTCCGGCCCGAGCGGTCGTACGGGCTGCGGCGGCTGCTGCGGGGCTTCGGGCGCCCGCTGCTGATCAGCCTCGCCCTGGTCGCCGTCGACGCGGGCATGGGCCTGCTGCTGCCGATCCTGATCCGGCACGGCATCGACGAGGGCGTCGGCCAGGCCGCGCTGGGCGCGGTGTGGGCGGCGTCCCTGCTCGGGCTGCTCGCGGTCGGCGCCCAGTGGGCCGCGCAGATCGGCGAGACCCGGATGACCGGGCGGACCGGCGAGCGGGTGCTGTACGCGCTGCGGCTGAAGATCTTCGCCCAGCTCCAGCGGCTCGGCCTGGACTACTACGAGCGCGAGCTGACCGGCCGGATCATGACCCGGATGACCACGGACGTGGACGCGCTGTCCACGTTCCTGCAGACCGGCCTGGTCACCGCGTTCGTCTCGGTCGTCACCTTCTTCGGCATCATGGGCGCCCTGCTGGTGCTCGACGTGCAGCTGGCGTTCGTCGTCTTCGCGACCCTGCCGCCGCTGATCGTCGCCACGTACTTCTTCCGCAGGGCGAGCGTGAAGGCGTACGAGCTGGCCCGTGAGCGGGTGTCGGTGGTCAACGCCGACCTCCAGGAGTCGGTCGCGGGTCTGCGGATCGTGCAGGCGTTCCGGCGCGAGCGCGACGGCGGCGCCCGGTTCGCGGAGCGCAGCGACAGCTACCGCCAGGCCCGGATCCGGGGCCAGTGGCTGATCTCGATCTACTTCCCGTTCGTGCAGTTCCTGGCGTCGGCGGCGGCCGCGGCCGTGCTGATCGTGGGCGGGGTGCGCATCGACGCGGCCACGCTGACGACCGGCGCGCTCGTGGCGTACCTGCTCTACATCGACCTGTTCTTCGCGCCGGTCCAGCAGCTCTCCCAGGTCTTCGACGGCTACCAGCAGGCCACGGTGTCGCTCGGCCGTATCCAGGAGCTGCTGCGCGAGCCGACGTCGACCCGGGCCGCCGAGAAGCCGCGCGAGGTGCGGGAGCTGCGGGGCGAGATCGCCTTCGAGGGCGTGCGCTTCGCCTACGGCGACGACGAGGAGGCGCTGACCGGCATCGACCTGCGCATCCCCGCCGGGCAGACCGTCGCGTTCGTCGGCGAGACCGGCGCCGGCAAGTCCACCCTGGTCAAGCTGGTCGCCCGATTCTACGACCCGAGCGAGGGCCGCGTCACCGTCGACGGCACCGACGTACGGGACCTGGACCTGACGTCGTACCGGCACCGGCTCGGGGTCGTGCCGCAGGAGGCGTACCTCTTCCCCGGCACCGTCCGCGACGCCATCGCCTACGGGCGCCCCGACGCCACCGACGCCGAGGTCGAGGCGGCGGCACGGGCGGTGGGCGCGCACGAGATGATCGCGACGCTCGACGGCGGCTACCTCCACGAGGTCGCCGAGCGCGGCCGCAACCTCTCCGCCGGGCAGCGCCAGTTGATCGCGCTGGCCCGCGCCGAACTGGTCGACCCGGACGTGCTGCTCCTCGACGAGGCGACGGCCGCCCTGGACCTGGCCACGGAGGCGCAGGTCAACCAGGCCACGGACCGGCTCGCGGGCCGCCGTACGACCCTGGTGGTGGCCCACCGGCTGACGACGGCCGCGCGGGCCGACCGGGTGGTGCTCATGGACCACGGCCGGGTCGCCGAGGACGGCACGCACGAGGAACTGCTCGCGCGCGACAGGCGGTACGCCGAGCTGTGGCGGACCTTCCTCGGGCAGGCCGAGCCGGAGGAGCCGGTCCGCGTGGGCCGCTGA
- a CDS encoding serine hydrolase, whose translation MTHGTASENSTGAARRARAVVAAGLGAGLVIAPLATAAPAAAATPTVSCTSATSGLAAKLKRDITAALANRKGTVAVGLYDRSTKTTCTLRATSAYDSASVVKVTVLATLLWDAKKHNRYLTDREASLTKAMITKSDNAATTTLWKQLGMTKIKNFLKAAAMTKTVPDANGHWGLTQINVTDEQKLLKLVTAKNSVLSDNSRAYILKLMGQVVSSQRWGTPYGVPSGVSVAVKNGWLQRATHGWRVHSVGAFKGGGHDYMITVLSHGNSTMNYGIATIQAVAKAVHKDLKAS comes from the coding sequence ATGACTCACGGGACAGCGAGCGAGAACTCCACGGGCGCGGCCAGACGCGCGCGAGCGGTCGTCGCGGCGGGCCTGGGCGCCGGCCTCGTCATAGCACCCCTCGCCACCGCCGCACCGGCCGCGGCGGCGACCCCCACCGTCAGCTGCACCTCGGCCACGTCGGGGCTCGCGGCCAAGCTGAAGCGGGACATCACCGCCGCCCTGGCCAACCGCAAGGGCACCGTCGCGGTCGGCCTCTACGACCGCTCCACGAAGACCACCTGTACGCTCCGCGCGACCAGCGCCTACGACTCGGCCAGCGTCGTCAAGGTCACCGTCCTGGCCACGCTGCTCTGGGACGCCAAGAAGCACAACCGGTACCTCACCGACCGCGAGGCGTCCCTCACCAAGGCCATGATCACCAAGTCGGACAACGCGGCGACCACCACCCTGTGGAAGCAGCTCGGCATGACGAAGATCAAGAACTTCCTCAAGGCCGCCGCCATGACGAAGACCGTCCCCGACGCGAACGGCCACTGGGGGCTGACCCAGATCAACGTCACCGACGAGCAGAAGCTCCTCAAGCTCGTCACCGCCAAGAACTCCGTGCTCAGCGACAACTCCCGCGCCTACATCCTCAAGCTCATGGGCCAGGTCGTCTCCTCGCAGCGCTGGGGCACCCCCTACGGCGTGCCGTCCGGCGTCTCCGTGGCCGTCAAGAACGGCTGGCTGCAGCGCGCCACCCACGGCTGGCGGGTGCACAGCGTCGGCGCCTTCAAGGGCGGCGGCCACGACTACATGATCACGGTGCTCAGCCACGGCAACAGCACCATGAACTACGGCATCGCCACCATCCAGGCCGTCGCCAAGGCCGTCCACAAGGACCTCAAGGCGAGCTGA
- a CDS encoding endonuclease I family protein, translating to MPATSPRPRRWTSVALTTAALLAGLTAPALTAAPAAATTTAYDDTYYSAALGKTGPALKSALHGIISKQTKLSYSAVWDALKVTDQDPANSNNVKLLYSGISRSKSLNGGNTGNWNREHVWAQSHGDFGTSAGPGTDLHHLRAEDVQVNSIRGNKDFDNGGSSFTNSGGSLTDSDSFEPRDAVKGDVARMVLYMAVRYEGDDGRPDLEANDSINGSVPYHGRLSVLKQWNDEDPPDSAEKRRNDVIYASYQGNRNPFIDHPEWVESIW from the coding sequence ATGCCGGCGACATCCCCACGCCCCCGGCGCTGGACGTCCGTGGCCCTGACCACGGCCGCCCTCCTGGCCGGGCTCACCGCCCCGGCGCTGACCGCCGCCCCGGCCGCCGCGACCACCACGGCGTACGACGACACGTACTACTCCGCCGCCCTCGGCAAGACCGGGCCCGCGCTGAAGAGCGCCCTCCACGGGATCATCAGCAAGCAGACGAAGCTGTCCTACTCGGCCGTCTGGGACGCCCTGAAGGTCACCGACCAGGACCCGGCCAACAGCAACAACGTCAAGCTGCTCTACAGCGGCATCTCCCGCAGCAAGTCGCTGAACGGCGGCAACACCGGCAACTGGAACCGCGAGCACGTCTGGGCGCAGTCCCACGGCGACTTCGGCACCTCGGCCGGACCCGGCACCGACCTGCACCACCTGCGCGCCGAGGACGTCCAGGTCAACTCCATCCGCGGCAACAAGGACTTCGACAACGGCGGCAGCAGCTTCACCAACTCCGGTGGCAGCCTGACCGACTCGGACTCCTTTGAACCCCGCGACGCCGTCAAGGGCGACGTGGCCCGGATGGTCCTCTACATGGCCGTCCGCTACGAGGGCGACGACGGCCGGCCCGACCTGGAGGCCAACGACTCCATCAACGGCAGCGTCCCGTACCACGGGCGCCTGTCGGTCCTGAAGCAGTGGAACGACGAGGACCCGCCGGACAGCGCCGAGAAGCGCCGCAACGACGTCATATACGCGTCGTACCAGGGCAACCGCAACCCGTTCATCGACCACCCGGAGTGGGTCGAGTCGATCTGGTAG
- a CDS encoding thiamine pyrophosphate-binding protein — protein sequence MTHDHDLVLRPTREQITAALNPPAGRNGGDLVVETLAGLGATTVFGLPGQHALGMFDALRRSALRYIGLRVENNAGFAADAYGRITGEAAPLLLSTGPGALTSLAALQEAAAASAPVLAISSQIPTAGLGGGRHGYLHELPDQAASFRGVVKSVHTVRTQSQIPSAIEAAWKSALTAPHGPVWVEIPQDVLLAATSIPVVTGGDAFPEDLVPRPELTAVAAHLLSHAERPAIIAGGGVVRADASKKLLQLAETLQAPVVTTPGGKGAFPWEHPLSLQSWTEDRHTTDFLEDADVLLVVGSGLGELSSNYHTFRPRGRVVQIEADLGKLESNHPALGIHADARLALQALLETVSERHDESAPERVREVLAKVAARIAAQDLTLEQEVLASVRRALPAGSPSFWDMTILAYWAWSAFDAKGPNRMHSAQGAGGLGYGFPAALGAAAADPTRPVLAVSGDGGALYSIAELATARQYGLDVTWLIVDDGGYGILREYMTDAFGEATATELTRPDYVALAESFGVPGVRTTPEALEADLAKALSEPGPSVVVLPAVLRMFAPTHLGTE from the coding sequence GTGACCCACGACCACGACCTGGTACTCCGTCCGACGCGGGAGCAGATCACCGCCGCCCTGAATCCGCCGGCCGGCCGCAACGGCGGAGACCTGGTCGTGGAGACGCTGGCCGGGCTCGGCGCGACGACCGTGTTCGGGCTGCCCGGCCAGCACGCCCTCGGCATGTTCGACGCGCTGCGCCGCAGCGCCCTGCGCTACATCGGGCTGCGCGTGGAGAACAACGCCGGGTTCGCCGCCGACGCCTACGGCCGGATCACCGGCGAGGCGGCCCCGCTGCTGCTGTCCACGGGACCGGGCGCGCTGACCTCGCTGGCCGCGCTCCAGGAGGCCGCGGCCGCCTCGGCGCCGGTGCTCGCGATCAGCAGCCAGATCCCGACGGCGGGCCTCGGCGGTGGCCGGCACGGCTATCTGCACGAACTCCCCGACCAGGCGGCCTCGTTCCGGGGTGTCGTGAAGTCGGTCCACACCGTGCGCACCCAGTCCCAGATCCCGTCCGCGATCGAGGCGGCCTGGAAGTCGGCGCTCACCGCCCCGCACGGCCCGGTGTGGGTGGAGATCCCGCAGGACGTCCTGCTCGCCGCGACCTCGATCCCGGTCGTCACCGGCGGCGACGCCTTCCCCGAGGACCTGGTGCCGCGCCCGGAGCTGACGGCGGTGGCGGCCCACCTGCTGTCCCACGCCGAGCGCCCGGCGATCATCGCGGGCGGCGGAGTGGTCCGCGCGGACGCCTCGAAGAAGCTGCTCCAGCTGGCGGAGACCCTTCAGGCACCGGTGGTCACCACGCCCGGCGGCAAGGGCGCGTTCCCCTGGGAGCACCCGCTGTCGCTCCAGTCGTGGACCGAGGACCGGCACACCACCGACTTCCTGGAGGACGCCGACGTCCTGCTGGTGGTCGGCTCCGGCCTCGGTGAACTCTCCTCGAACTACCACACGTTCAGGCCACGCGGCCGGGTCGTGCAGATCGAGGCCGACCTCGGCAAGCTGGAGTCCAACCATCCCGCGCTGGGCATCCACGCCGACGCCCGCCTGGCGTTGCAGGCGCTCCTGGAGACCGTGTCCGAGCGCCACGACGAGAGCGCCCCCGAGCGGGTGCGCGAGGTGCTGGCCAAGGTGGCCGCCCGGATCGCCGCCCAGGACCTCACCCTGGAGCAGGAGGTGCTGGCGTCCGTGCGCCGGGCCCTGCCCGCCGGGTCCCCGTCCTTCTGGGACATGACGATCCTGGCGTACTGGGCCTGGTCGGCGTTCGACGCCAAGGGCCCCAACCGGATGCACTCCGCGCAGGGCGCGGGCGGTCTCGGCTACGGCTTCCCGGCGGCGCTCGGCGCGGCGGCCGCCGACCCGACCCGCCCGGTGCTCGCGGTGTCCGGCGACGGCGGCGCCCTCTACTCGATCGCCGAGCTCGCCACGGCCCGGCAATATGGGCTCGACGTCACCTGGCTGATCGTCGACGACGGCGGCTACGGCATCCTGCGCGAGTACATGACGGACGCCTTCGGCGAGGCCACGGCGACCGAACTGACGCGTCCGGACTATGTGGCGCTCGCCGAGTCGTTCGGCGTCCCCGGGGTCAGGACCACGCCCGAGGCCCTGGAGGCGGACCTGGCCAAGGCCCTGTCCGAGCCCGGCCCCTCGGTGGTCGTGCTCCCGGCGGTGCTGCGCATGTTCGCGCCGACCCACCTCGGGACGGAGTGA